Within Methyloversatilis discipulorum, the genomic segment GACGACGACCCCTGGCTGCGGGCGGTGCAGGCGATCGCCGACTGCATCGAGCATGGCGACATCGATGCCGGCAATACGGCGGCACTGGTGGAGTACTTCAGGGACGGCCCGCACGGACCGTTGATCGAGGACGCGGTCGCCGCGGCGATCGACGACCCGGCGGACGAAGGTGCGTTGCCGCACATGTTCGACGACACCCTGCAGCACCTGAGGAAGACGGGAATTTCCCGCGCAATCAACCATCTGACGATGCTCGGTCGTCAGACGCCGCTGACCGCAGAGCAACAGGCCGAACTCGGCCGTCTGCTCAGGGAGAAGGCGCGGACTTGAAAGACGAGAAGCCAACCCCTAAAACGGGTATAATGACGGGTTTTCCCTGTCGACCGCTTACATAGGTCGGGCTCATTGCCGGCCCGGTACGACGGGGTCCTGTGCGCAGGCGGACGGCAATCCGGTGAGGGTTTTGCCTTGCCGGGTTCGCCGCTGGTTACACGCAGATCTGAGGATATACATGGTCGCCAAGGACAAGTCGAAGGATACACGCAAGCAGGCTGAAGTCGCAGAAAAGCCTGTTGCAGCCGCAAAGCCCGTCACCGCCCGCGGTGCAAAGGCCGCCAAAGACGCCAAAGCCAAGGATCTGAAAGCGAAGGCGGGTTCCGCCGAAGCGAACGCCCTACCGATGGACGCCGATCAGCGGCGCCTGCGTCTGAAGACGCTGATTGCGCTGGGCAAGGAACGCGGTTACCTCACCTACGCCGAAATCAACGATCACCTGCCGGACGACATCGTCGACGCCGAGCAGATCGAATCCATCATTTCGACCTTCAACGACATGGGCATCCGTGTCTTCGACGAAGCACCCGCTTCGGAAGACCTGCTCATGGGCGAGAACGCGCCGGCCGTGGTCGACGCGTCGGAAGTCGAAGAGGAAGCCGAACAGGCGCTGTCGACGGTCGAATCCGAATTCGGTCGCACGACCGATCCGGTACGCATGTACATGCGTGAAATGGGTACGGTCGAACTGCTGACGCGCGAGGGCGAGATCGAAATCGCCAAACGCATCGAGGACGGCCTGCGCCACATGATCCAGGCGATTTCCGCCTGCCCGACGACCATTGCCGAAATCCTCGACATGGCCGATCGCGTCGCGCGCGAAGAGATGCGCATCGACGAACTGATCGACGGCCTGATCGACCCGAACGCGGTCGAGGAAGAGGAAGAAGCGGCCGCCAGCGCCGAAGCGTCCGACGAAGAGGACGAGGACAGCGACGAAGAGGACGAGGACGGCGAAGGTGGCGCGATGAGCGCATCGCTGATCCAGCTCAAGGCCGACGCGCTGGAGCGTTTCGAAAGCATCCGCGCGCTGTACACCAAGATGCAGTCGACGCTGGACAAGAAGGGCTCGCAGGACAAGACCTATCTGAAGCTGCAGAAGCAGCTGTCGGATGAGCTGATGAACATCCGCTTCACCGCGCGCATGATCGAGAAGCTGTGCGACTCGGTGCGCAACATGGTGGAATCGGCACGCAAGCACGAGCGCAAGATCCTCGAACTGTGCGTCGACAAGGGCAATATGCCGCGCGCCCACTTCATCAAGGTGTTCCCGGGCAACGAGGTAAATATCGACTGGCTCAAGGGCGAAATCACCGCGGCCAAGTCGAATGGCGCGCAGCTGCTGCGTGCCGCCCCCGCCATCATCGAGGAACAGGGCAAGCTGATCGACATCCAGGACCGCATCGGCCTGCCGCTGAAGGAACTGAAGGACATCAACAAGCAGATGTCCACCGGCGAAGCCAAGATGCGCCGCGCCAAGCGCGAAATGACCGAAGCCAACCTGCGTCTGGTGATCTCGATCGCGAAGAAGTACACCAACCGCGGTCTCCAGTTCCTCGACCTGATCCAGGAAGGCAACATCGGCCTGATGAAGGCGGTGGACAAGTTCGAATACCGTCGCGGCTACAAATTCTCGACCTACGCGACCTGGTGGATCCGCCAGGCCATCACGCGTTCGATCGCCGATCAGGCGCGCACCATCCGCATCCCGGTGCACATGATCGAGACGATCAACAAGATGAACCGCATTTCGCGCCAGATCCTGCAGGAGACCGGTGCCGAGCCGGATCCGGCGACGCTGGCCATCCGCATGGAAATGCCGGAAGAGAAGATCCGCAAGATCCTGAAGATCAGCAAGGAGCCGATCTCGATGGAAACGCCGATCGGCGACGACGACGATTCCCATCTGGGCGACTTCATCGAGGACACCGCGACGCTGGCGCCGACCGACGCTGCGCTGTTCGCCAGCCTGCGCGACATCACGAAGGAAGTGCTGGACAGCCTGACGCCGAGGGAAGCCAAGGTGTTGCGCATGCGCTTCGGCATCGAAATGAACACCGACCACACGCTGGAAGAGGTCGGCAAGCAGTTCGACGTGACGCGCGAACGCATCCGCCAGATCGAAGCCAAGGCGCTGCGCAAGCTGCGTCACCCGTCGCGCAGCGAAAAACTGCGCAGCTTCCTCGACACGGAAACCTGATTTTCGTGTGAAACTTGAGCGACCCCATCGTCACGGAAAACAACAGGGAGGCCTACCGTGAAGACCATCGCTCAGGTGATAGAAGGCAAGCAGGGTCCGATCGCGACCGTCGAAGCGGACAACACGGTCATCAGCGCGCTGCGCGTGATGGCCAACCGCGGCATCGGTGCCGTGCTGGTGACCGACAACGGTGCGCTGGCCGGCATCTTTTCCGAGCGCGACTATGCGCGCAAGGTGGTGCTGCAGGGCAAGGATTCGGCCACCACGCCGGTGCGCGACATCATGACCAGCAAGCTCATCCATGTGACGCCGGACATGACGGTCGATCAGGCGATGCAGCTGATGAGCGACAAGCGCATCCGTCACCTGCCGGTGCTCGACCCAGCAGGTTCGCTGGTCGGCGTCGTGTCCATCGGTGACATGGTCAAGGAAACGATCGAGTACCAGCAGTTCCTGATCAAGCAGCTCGAAAGCTATATCGCGAGCTGACCTTCACGGCGGGAGCGCGAACGCGCTCCCGCACCCCTCAGAGCACCTTCCCCACCAGCGGCACCGTCATTTCCGCTTCGCTCGTGCCCCCATGCACGCCGATTAGCCGGTGCGCACGTTCGCCCGGCACGGTGTCGCGCAAGGTCCAGTCCGCCTTCATTTCCAGCGTGTAGTCGCCGATGCGCTCAAGCAGGCGCGGATGCGGCTCGCCCGGACCGAAACGCCCGGCCGCGACGAGGTCGCTCGATCGCCACGGGATGCAGGCGCAGTCCAGCGCCTGCAGCGCACCTTCGAAATCGCGCGCCCGACCCGGCTTGAGGTGACAGAACACCGCGCGCCGCTCGCCCGACAGCGGACCGGCGAGACAGTCGGCCAGCGAAGGCAGGTGTTCGACTTCGATCAGGCGCTCCGTCGGCGCATCGATGAAGCCGTGGTCGGCCGTCACCAGCAGCTGAACGCCGCAGCCCGCCATCGTCGCGGCCCAGGCGGCCAGCGCGGCATCGGCCGCACACAGTAGTGCGCGCGCGCTGTCGGAGGCGCATCCGCGCACGTGGGCGCAATGGTCGAAGTCCGGCCAGTAGGCGTAGACGTAAGCAGGCGGTGACGGGGCACGCAGCGCGTCCGTCAGCGCAGTAAGCATCCCCTCCAGTCCGGTATAGCCGACGACCCCCGCACCGGCGCTGTGCAGCGTATTGAACGGCGAGTGCGCAATGTCGGCGGGCGAAATCACCTGTGACGCCGCAGGCAGCGACGCGAACACGGACGGCGCCCGGCACACCCGCGCCAGCACCTCCTCCTGCGAACAGGGCAGCTCGCCGTCGCCGCGCAGTGTGACCGGCAGGATGGCGAGCACGCGACCGTCCAGGCTCGGTTCGGTACAACGCAGGTGCCAGCCGGTCAGCCCATGCACCGCCGGCGGCCGCGCCGTCATGAAGGTGGTGATGGCCGCGGCGGTGGTCGACGGGAACACGGAAGTCAGCGTCGTCATGCAGTGCCGGCGCAGAAAGCTGTCTTCCGGCAGCAGTTCGAGCTGCTTCATGCCAACGCCGTCGAGCACCAACAAAACGACGCTGCGCGCGTCACGCCAGGCTGACGCGTCCACATCGCGCAAGCCCTCGCCGGCGCTCCCGCCACCGCACGCGCGCACCACATCCTGCATCAGATCGGCGATCGACCCGCCCTCGAAATCCGGCCACATCGTCCGGCACCCTCCTCCGAAACCCGCTCCGCAGGCCCCGATACGGCGCCCCTTTGCTATAGTACCGCTCCCTTCCGGGCCTCTAGCTCATGCTTGGTTAGAGCAGCGGACTCATAATCCGTTGGTGCTGGGTTCGACTCCCAGGGGGCCCACCAGATCGCCCGCCCCAGCCCGCACGCGGCTGGGGCCCCCCGCTCCGGCCGCCCGCCCATTGATCGTCATCAAGCCCCCCGCGGCCGGCGCCTAAAAGCTCGCCGATTTGCGGCACACTGTCGCCTTGGTAATCAGTCGGCATTTCGGCAGGGGGTGATGGGCAATGGCAGTCGAACTGTTCAACAACGGCAAGCACGTCTGCCTGGCCTTCTACGATCTGGTCGACGAAGGCGCCGACCATGCAGTGCAGTGCAACCAGTTCCTGGTGGTGGACGGCGAACACGGCGCGCTGATCGACCCCGGCGGCAACATGACCTACACCGGGCTGATGATGTCGATGCAGCGCTACTTCCCGTCGAAGGACCTCGATCTCATCCTCGCCTCGCATGCCGACCCGGACATCATCGCGTCGATGAACAAGTGGATGGTGAGCACTTCGTGCAAGGTGATGATCTCGAAGCTGTGGGCGCGCTTCCTGCCGCACTTCACGACCGGCCGCGACTACACCGCGCGCATCATTCCGATTCCGGACGAAGGCATGCGGATTCCGCTCGGCGGCATGGAAATGCTGGCGCTGCCGGCGCACTTCATGCACTCGGAAGGCAATTTCCAGTTCTACGACCCGGTGTCGAAAATCCTGTTCTCCGGCGACATGGGCGCCTCGATGATCGGTCACAGCGAAGCGCTGCCGCCGGTCAGCGATTTCGACGCGCACATTCCGCACATGTTCGGCTTCCACCGCCGCTATATGGTGTCGAACAAGATCTGCCGCTACTGGGCCAGCATGGTGCGCGGACTCGACATCGACATGATCGTGCCGCAGCACGGCGCCCGCTTCGAGGGCAAGGCGATGGTGAAGCGCTTCGTCGACTGGATAGAAAACCTGCCCTGCGGCGTCGACCTGATGACGCAGGCTCACTACAAGGCGCCCTGAACCGGCGCGCCGGAGCGTACTCAGCGCCCGGCCACTTCCAGCGCGTTGTCGACTGAGCGCACGCCGGGGACCGCCATCGCCGTCTGCAGCGCACGCGCCAGTTGCGACGCGTCGCGCACCACTCCGCTCAAAGTGACGCGCCCGTCGCGGGCGCTCACCGCGACATAGCAGCCGCGCAAGGCCTCGTCGTCGCCAAGAGCGCCCTTGATCGCCTGCTGCAGGCCGCGGTCGTGATCATCGGTGACCGGATCGCGCAATGTCGCCTGCGTGGCGGCGACCAGACTGGCCGCCTGAGCGGGCGAGCAGATCGAATAGGCGATGGCCGTCGTGGTAATCAAGGTCGCGATGGACTGGCGGGTGATCATGGTGTGCCTCCGTATCTGTTTTGGCGGCGCGGTCCGGCCGGCGGGAGTGCGCGCACCAGCATGCGTCGTGCCACACCGTGCCCGCCTTTGAATTCAGATACTTGAGCACGGCGGCGCCCGCCTTGCGTCGGGCTGCGGCGACGCGCGCACGACCGTCGGCGGCAATCTCGCGCGCCGCGCCGTTCAGGCCTGTCGCATCTCGGCGACATCGCCCCGGAACAGGCCGGGATTCAGGTCGTAGCGCTGCAGCAGCCGGTAGAACTCGGTGCGGTTGCGGCCGGCGATGCGCGCCGCGTCGGTCACATTGCCGGCGGTGAGCTTGAGCAGCTGCACCAGGTAATTGCGCTCGAAGCGCTGTTTCGCCTCGGCGTAGCCCAAGGCCTCCATCGGCTTCACACGCAGCGCGCGATCGACCAGCGCGCGCGGTACCAGCGGCGTGGTGGCCAGCGCGCAGGCCTGCTCGACCACATTCTGCAACTGGCGCACATTGCCGGCCCAGTGCGCGGTCGCCAGCGCCTCCAGCGCGTCGGGCGCGAAGCCGCGCAGGCGCTTGCCGTACTTCCTCGCCAGTGTGCGCAGGAAGTGTTCGGCCAACAGCGGAATGTCTTCGCGCCGCTCTGCCAGTGGCGGCAGTGACAGCGTGACCACGTTGATGCGGTAATACAGATCTTCGCGGAACTGCCCCTGCGCGAGCAGGGCGTCGAGATCGCAGTGCGTGGCCGACACGATGCGCACATCGACCGGCTCCGCCTGCGTCGCGCCGACCGGCCGTACCGCCCGCTCCTGCAGCACGCGCAACAGCTTCACCTGCAGTGCCGGCGGCATGTCGCCGATCTCGTCGAGGAAGAGCGTTCCGCCGTGCGCGGCGCGGAACAGACCGGTGTGGCGCGACACCGCCCCGCTGAAGGCACCGCGCTCGTGGCCGAACAGTTCGGATTCGAGCAGCGCGTCCGGTATCGCGCTGCAGTTGATGGCGACGAAAGGCGCCTGCGCGCGCGGGCTGGCGCGGTGCAGGGCGCGCGCCAGCAATTCCTTGCCAGTACCGCTGTCGCCGCGTATCAGTACGCTGGCATCGGAGGCGGCGACCAGCCGCGCCTCGTCGAGCAGCGCCTCCATGCGTGCGCTGCGGCTGATGAAGCCATCGCGCCAGCCGGCGTCAATCGCCGTCACCGCGCCGGCCGGGGCGGCGTGCGACAGCGCCTGCGTGATGCGGTCAAGCAGTGAGGCGCTGTCGAAAGGTTTGGTCAGATATCCGGCGACGCCGCGCGAGGTCGCCTCCACCGCATCGGGAATGCTGCCGTGCGCGGTCAGCAGGATGACCGGCAACGCCGGGTGCTGCGCTCGGATGTCGTCGAACAGCGCGAGCCCGTCGCGATCCGGCAGCCGCACGTCGCTCAGCACCAGGCTGAAGCGCTCGACCGCGAGTCGCGTCAGTGCCGCTTCGGCGGTTTCGGCGGTGCTGACGCGATAGCCGCTGGCCTTGAGCCGCAGCGACAGCAGACGCAGCAGATCGGTATCGTCGTCGACCAGCAGCAGGCGATGCTGCCCGTCCGCCCTCACCGCGGTACGCCGCGCGACGGAATGCGCGCGGGCGGCAGGCTGCGTTCGATGTCGGCCAGTGCGTCGAGCTTGCGCTGCAGTTCGTCCGCCCGCGCCTGGCTGTCCTTCAGTTGCTGGCTGCTGCGTTCGAGCTGCTGCGTCAGCTTGACGTTGGCAGCGTCCAGACGCTGGCGCTCGACCACCTGTTCGAGCAGCGACTTCGCATAGGGCTGCAATGCGCGCGCCTCATCGTCGGTAGATGCGACCAGTGCCTCCAGCTGTGTGCGCGCGCGCGTCAGATTGCCGCCGCGCGGCTGAGCTGCCTGCATCGCCTGCTGCAACTGTCGTTCCGCCGTGTTGGTGTGTGTCTCAAGCGCCGCCGGCTGCGGCGCTTCGGCCGCCGCCGGCGCGGATGGAGCGGGCTTCACGCCGGCGCAGGCAGCGAGCGTGAGCGCAAGCGCGATCGGGATCAGACGGATCAGACGGGTCAGACGGGCGTCAGCTGGCATGGGGCAATTCAATCCTGAAGTGGGCGCCGCGCTCGGCCGGCAGCACCAGTGCGCGACCGCCGTGCGCGGCGATGAACTCGCGCACGATGGCCAATCCGAGGCCATTGCCCTTGTCCGGGCGCGGGGCGCGGCGGCTGCCGCGGAAGAAGGGTTCGAAGATGCGTTCGGTCTCGTCCGGTGCGACCCCCGGACCTTCGTCGATGCAGTCGATGCGCGTGGTGTCGCCGTCGCTGCTCAGTTCGAGCCGCACGGTACCGCCGTGCGGGCTGAAGGCGATACCGTTGGACAGCAGGTTGGTGAGCGCGATGCGCAGCTTGGCGGCGTCGCCGCGCACCGGTGGTGCGTAGCCGCTGACGTCGAGCCGGATATCCTTGGCCTGCGCCTGCAGCTTGAGGTCGGCCGCCACTTCGCGCGCCAGCGCACGCAGCGCGGTCGGCTTCAGCTCGAGGTGGCGGGCGTCGAACTGCGTCGCGTTATAGCCGATCAGCTGTTCGATGCGTTCCTGCAGCGCGCGCGCATTGGCGTCGAGTATGCCGCTGACTTCGATCTGCTCGTCGCTGAGCTGTCCTGTCACACCGTCCTGCAGCAGCGCGATACCCTCGCGCAGCGACGCGAGCGGCGTCTTCAGTTCGTGCGACACATGGCGCAGCACGCGATTGCGGTGCGCCTCCAGATCGGCCAGCCGCACCCTCAGCCATTCGAGCTTTTCACCGAGTCGGCGCAGATCGGCCGGGCCACCCACCCGCACCGGCATCGAGAACTGCCCCTCGCCGAGGCGAGCGATGGCCTGCTCTACACGCTTCAGCGGCCGCAGTATCCACCAGCCGGTGGCCACTGCGAGCAGGAGCGCGAGAGCGATGGCCGCCAGCACCTGCGTCGCCAAGGTGTCGCGGCTCGACTCCAGCGTGTCGAGCAGCGCCGTATTGCGGCCATCGATGGCCTCGCGCACGCCGGCGGCAAGGCGATCGTTGATCGAAGCGAGATCGGGCAACGCGTCGCCGACGGCGGCCTCGGCTGGCAGGTCGAACACGGCACGCAACTGAGCTTCAGTACGTCGCCACGTGTCCGCGTGCTGCGCGATCTGCGGCAAGCTCGCGGTCATCGTCGCCAGCGAGGCCAGCGCCTGAGCCTGGGCCTCATCGTAGCGGTGACGCAAACCGTCGTCCCGCAGCACGGCGTATTGACGCGCGCTGCGCGCCATGTCGAGCGAGCGTTCGTCGATCTGCTGCATCGCCGTCGTCAGGTTCAGTGCCCCACTGCCGGCCTCACGGCTGGCGCGGGCGAAGTCCTGCAGCATGATCCAGCCACTTGCTGCTGCGGCACCGAGCGCGCCGGCGATCAGCAGCACGGTCAGCAGCAGGGTGGTACGGAAGGATGCATGAGGCATGGGTCGAGGGATTTCCGGTGAACGTCCGAGTCTAGGCAGCCCGGACGCGGGCCGCGGTAAGGCCCGGTAATGGAATGCAACAGAACGTTAAATCCGCCACGCCTGGGCGGTGTGTCGCCCCTCGGCGACAGGGCGCAGCGCACGTCGTGATGGGCGCTGCGCCCCCTTCCACGCAGCCGACTGTCGCGCTGCGGCGACAGAATCGCGGGCATTCGCTGCAGAGGCGCCGGGAAAGGTCGAATCGAAGCATGTAAATCATTGATTCAATATTAGATTTAACTCCAGGCACACGACTTGCGAACGGTCGGTGCGCGCCGTGCCGCACGGTGCGAGCCACTTTCAAGGAGAAGACATGTTCAACAAGCCCGGCCTGTTCCCGAAATCCACCGAATCCACGCTGCCGCGCACGATACGACCGGGCGGCGGCGGCACGTCCGGCAGCGGCATGACGGTGAGCACGACACCGTCGCCGGCCGCCCTGTCGCCGCAGCGCGACATCCCCGCGCCGCAGCCGTCGAAGCCGGAAGCGATCGAACCCTCGCCCACCCACGGCAGCCGCCTCATCGTCGGCCCGGACGTGAAACTGCGTGGCGCGGAAATTCTCGATTGCGACACGCTGGTGGTCGAAGGCCGGGTCGAAGCGACGATGGACAGCCGCGTCATCCGCATCGCCGAGAACGGCGCCTACTCCGGCACCGTCAGCATCGACGTGGCTGAAATCCACGGCAATTTCGACGGCGAGCTGACCGCACGCGAACAACTCATCGTCCACGCCACTGGCCGCGTCAGCGGCAAGATCCGCTACGGCAAGATCCATATCGAGGAAGGCGGCGAAATTTCCGGCGACATTAAATCGCTGGCCAGCGCCGGCAAGGAAAAGCCGGTCGAGCGCAAAGCCGACGAGCCGCGGTCGCTGACCGCGCTCGCCGGTTGAAGCGGATCAGCGTGAGGACGACGCTGCGGCGTCGTCCGGCGCGGCCGCAGCCTCCTCACCCCATCCGCCGCCGAGCGCGGCGTACAGGTTCACCACTTCGGCCAGTTGCCCCTGGCGTGCGCGCACCAGTGCCAGCGATGCCTCGTT encodes:
- a CDS encoding sigma 54-interacting transcriptional regulator codes for the protein MRADGQHRLLLVDDDTDLLRLLSLRLKASGYRVSTAETAEAALTRLAVERFSLVLSDVRLPDRDGLALFDDIRAQHPALPVILLTAHGSIPDAVEATSRGVAGYLTKPFDSASLLDRITQALSHAAPAGAVTAIDAGWRDGFISRSARMEALLDEARLVAASDASVLIRGDSGTGKELLARALHRASPRAQAPFVAINCSAIPDALLESELFGHERGAFSGAVSRHTGLFRAAHGGTLFLDEIGDMPPALQVKLLRVLQERAVRPVGATQAEPVDVRIVSATHCDLDALLAQGQFREDLYYRINVVTLSLPPLAERREDIPLLAEHFLRTLARKYGKRLRGFAPDALEALATAHWAGNVRQLQNVVEQACALATTPLVPRALVDRALRVKPMEALGYAEAKQRFERNYLVQLLKLTAGNVTDAARIAGRNRTEFYRLLQRYDLNPGLFRGDVAEMRQA
- a CDS encoding CBS domain-containing protein yields the protein MKTIAQVIEGKQGPIATVEADNTVISALRVMANRGIGAVLVTDNGALAGIFSERDYARKVVLQGKDSATTPVRDIMTSKLIHVTPDMTVDQAMQLMSDKRIRHLPVLDPAGSLVGVVSIGDMVKETIEYQQFLIKQLESYIAS
- a CDS encoding HAMP domain-containing sensor histidine kinase, coding for MPHASFRTTLLLTVLLIAGALGAAAASGWIMLQDFARASREAGSGALNLTTAMQQIDERSLDMARSARQYAVLRDDGLRHRYDEAQAQALASLATMTASLPQIAQHADTWRRTEAQLRAVFDLPAEAAVGDALPDLASINDRLAAGVREAIDGRNTALLDTLESSRDTLATQVLAAIALALLLAVATGWWILRPLKRVEQAIARLGEGQFSMPVRVGGPADLRRLGEKLEWLRVRLADLEAHRNRVLRHVSHELKTPLASLREGIALLQDGVTGQLSDEQIEVSGILDANARALQERIEQLIGYNATQFDARHLELKPTALRALAREVAADLKLQAQAKDIRLDVSGYAPPVRGDAAKLRIALTNLLSNGIAFSPHGGTVRLELSSDGDTTRIDCIDEGPGVAPDETERIFEPFFRGSRRAPRPDKGNGLGLAIVREFIAAHGGRALVLPAERGAHFRIELPHAS
- the rpoD gene encoding RNA polymerase sigma factor RpoD; this translates as MVAKDKSKDTRKQAEVAEKPVAAAKPVTARGAKAAKDAKAKDLKAKAGSAEANALPMDADQRRLRLKTLIALGKERGYLTYAEINDHLPDDIVDAEQIESIISTFNDMGIRVFDEAPASEDLLMGENAPAVVDASEVEEEAEQALSTVESEFGRTTDPVRMYMREMGTVELLTREGEIEIAKRIEDGLRHMIQAISACPTTIAEILDMADRVAREEMRIDELIDGLIDPNAVEEEEEAAASAEASDEEDEDSDEEDEDGEGGAMSASLIQLKADALERFESIRALYTKMQSTLDKKGSQDKTYLKLQKQLSDELMNIRFTARMIEKLCDSVRNMVESARKHERKILELCVDKGNMPRAHFIKVFPGNEVNIDWLKGEITAAKSNGAQLLRAAPAIIEEQGKLIDIQDRIGLPLKELKDINKQMSTGEAKMRRAKREMTEANLRLVISIAKKYTNRGLQFLDLIQEGNIGLMKAVDKFEYRRGYKFSTYATWWIRQAITRSIADQARTIRIPVHMIETINKMNRISRQILQETGAEPDPATLAIRMEMPEEKIRKILKISKEPISMETPIGDDDDSHLGDFIEDTATLAPTDAALFASLRDITKEVLDSLTPREAKVLRMRFGIEMNTDHTLEEVGKQFDVTRERIRQIEAKALRKLRHPSRSEKLRSFLDTET
- a CDS encoding alkaline phosphatase family protein; this translates as MWPDFEGGSIADLMQDVVRACGGGSAGEGLRDVDASAWRDARSVVLLVLDGVGMKQLELLPEDSFLRRHCMTTLTSVFPSTTAAAITTFMTARPPAVHGLTGWHLRCTEPSLDGRVLAILPVTLRGDGELPCSQEEVLARVCRAPSVFASLPAASQVISPADIAHSPFNTLHSAGAGVVGYTGLEGMLTALTDALRAPSPPAYVYAYWPDFDHCAHVRGCASDSARALLCAADAALAAWAATMAGCGVQLLVTADHGFIDAPTERLIEVEHLPSLADCLAGPLSGERRAVFCHLKPGRARDFEGALQALDCACIPWRSSDLVAAGRFGPGEPHPRLLERIGDYTLEMKADWTLRDTVPGERAHRLIGVHGGTSEAEMTVPLVGKVL
- a CDS encoding oxygen-binding di-iron domain-containing protein, giving the protein MAVELFNNGKHVCLAFYDLVDEGADHAVQCNQFLVVDGEHGALIDPGGNMTYTGLMMSMQRYFPSKDLDLILASHADPDIIASMNKWMVSTSCKVMISKLWARFLPHFTTGRDYTARIIPIPDEGMRIPLGGMEMLALPAHFMHSEGNFQFYDPVSKILFSGDMGASMIGHSEALPPVSDFDAHIPHMFGFHRRYMVSNKICRYWASMVRGLDIDMIVPQHGARFEGKAMVKRFVDWIENLPCGVDLMTQAHYKAP
- a CDS encoding BON domain-containing protein, encoding MITRQSIATLITTTAIAYSICSPAQAASLVAATQATLRDPVTDDHDRGLQQAIKGALGDDEALRGCYVAVSARDGRVTLSGVVRDASQLARALQTAMAVPGVRSVDNALEVAGR
- a CDS encoding bactofilin family protein, translated to MFNKPGLFPKSTESTLPRTIRPGGGGTSGSGMTVSTTPSPAALSPQRDIPAPQPSKPEAIEPSPTHGSRLIVGPDVKLRGAEILDCDTLVVEGRVEATMDSRVIRIAENGAYSGTVSIDVAEIHGNFDGELTAREQLIVHATGRVSGKIRYGKIHIEEGGEISGDIKSLASAGKEKPVERKADEPRSLTALAG